Proteins encoded within one genomic window of Scheffersomyces stipitis CBS 6054 chromosome 3, complete sequence:
- a CDS encoding predicted protein, protein MTSFLDLDDDILVCILPQFLSPHDIFNVSILNKSIYNLNYNSSLSSKLFQQLYNKIFTNNDNNFKLSYSDKLNWKQLFQLRCSSKQQVYTWGSSQFGRLGYLVDKIDQNHVTSRSLGFRGVHTPTAIPQSAGHIVTDIVASGFQFIVLSSRSQLVTTGFSDAPAISRESTPGPIGSKDYQGNLMASNSAAVPFTEVVGSRRSIRRPGVMPMPANRYDHDVIETQPARTPRDTPMNPNLTRPPDQLTFPPELGYNNEDNETSKKIVDSNFLTTITFPNYEPDAYPISISCGRQHYIVLDSHNRIASWDTGCRSNAAVLLRFPGIDPSLPILKICAGWNLSCCYIYDVGLVMWYTRNAITKEQYEAGDRNVDAHYVVIPYTKRDVVDFTVGSDFVLFIKKSDGKLYKFGMNAQELATRDRQIGVRPDETQEAIEPVPSFNNWLARTNLQNGSSAEFTRLNCCYTNFVVFTNDDDVLIGGRSHLEDSSEESESPPKIIPELQKQNIKSVEIGDYHFLALTTDGNILSWGLESSNCGCLGLGAKEEFVQNNGPSVVKDLGPNKGMEVLVPTRVKNPPIPGKWVSIAASGWHSAGVYVAE, encoded by the coding sequence GTCTGTATACTTCCTCAATTCTTATCCCCTCACGATATTTTCAATGTCTCAATATTGAATAAATCAATATATAATTTGAACTACAACTCGTCGCTTTCATCCAAgcttttccaacaattgtacaacaagatcttcaccaacaatgacaacaacttcaaactCTCGTATAGTGACAAGCTCAATTGGAAACAATTGTTCCAGTTGCGCTGCTCGCTGAAACAGCAAGTCTATACTTGGGGATCATCGCAGTTTGGTAGATTAGGATACCTTGTAGATAAGATTGACCAGAACCATGtaacttcaagaagtctcGGATTCCGAGGTGTCCATACCCCGACTGCTATACCACAATCCGCAGGTCACATTGTCACTGATATTGTTGCCAGTGGATTTCAGTTCATTGTGCTTTCGTCTAGAAGCCAATTGGTTACCACGGGATTCTCCGATGCACCTGCAATTCTGCGCGAGTCAACTCCAGGTCCCATAGGAAGCAAAGATTACCAGGGGAATTTGATGGCGCTGAATCTGGCTGCTGTTCCCTTCACAGAAGTCGTGGGCTCTCGTAGAAGTATCAGAAGACCTGGCGTCATGCCAATGCCGGCCAATCGTTATGACCATGATGTCATAGAGACTCAGCCGGCCAGAACCCCAAGGGATACACCCATGAATCCAAATTTGACAAGACCACCAGATCAATTGACATTTCCGCCTGAATTGGGCTACAATAACGAAGATAATGAGACATCTAAAaagattgttgattctAATTTTTTGACGACTATAACTTTCCCTAATTACGAGCCCGACGCCTATCCCATTTCGATTTCCTGTGGAAGACAGCACTACATAGTTCTCGATAGCCACAACAGAATAGCTTCATGGGATACAGGGTGTAGGTCCAATGCAGCAGTCTTGCTTCGGTTCCCAGGCATTGATCCGAGTTTGCCCATATTGAAGATCTGCGCTGGTTGGAATCTTTCCTGTTGCTACATCTACGACGTTGGTTTGGTGATGTGGTATACTCGTAATGCGATAACGAAAGAACAGTATGAGGCTGGTGATCGCAATGTAGATGCACACTATGTAGTGATTCCGTACACCAAGCGGGATGTCGTAGACTTCACAGTGGGCTCGGACTTTGTGCTCTTTATCAAGAAATCAGATGGGAAATTGTACAAGTTTGGTATGAATGCGCAAGAACTAGCTACAAGAGATAGGCAAATTGGAGTCAGACCAGACGAGACACAAGAGGCAATAGAACCTGTCCCCAGCTTTAACAACTGGCTAGCCCGGACCAATTTGCAGAACGGCTCCTCAGCGGAGTTTACTCGCCTCAATTGCTGCTATACGAATTTTGTGGTATTCACCAACGACGACGACGTGCTTATTGGTGGTCGTAGCCATCTCGAAGATAGCTCGGAGGAATCGGAGAGCCCTCCGAAAATTATTCCCGAGctccagaaacagaacatCAAATCAGTCGAAATCGGCGACTACCATTTCCTAGCACTAACTACAGATGGCAATATACTTAGCTGGGGCCTAGAGTCCAGCAATTGTGGCTGTTTAGGATTGGGCGCCAAAGAGGAGTTTGTCCAGAATAACGGTCCCAGTGTTGTCAAAGACTTGGGCCCCAATAAGGGCATGGAAGTGTTGGTACCTACCCGTGTCAAGAATCCACCAATTCCGGGCAAGTGGGTCTCTATTGCAGCCAGTGGCTGGCACTCTGCCGGAGTTTATGTTGCAGAGTAA